In Portunus trituberculatus isolate SZX2019 chromosome 24, ASM1759143v1, whole genome shotgun sequence, a single genomic region encodes these proteins:
- the LOC123508449 gene encoding uncharacterized protein LOC123508449, translating into MEDDLQAGECSPLEPLTLPPGVTPEIAARLTTGILMRQAYCSTTPWTQWLLLASVRILHGHGTPTLDSVSLHLLQGSLDEKLSCGDLLVDVEDAIPHLSTEEIKENANNFEKRNMASPCTKDHTDGNVDLGNTLNEEPSPAMKNAAEEEGEKFSYLEKEKFADNTTIPFIGDCKGAHTGLESAVNNVDKSNLEPSRYSMQSIVTEDKNILEISFNPSKRSTPKTSLVPFPKNYLCENDNSFNVSHHSPKDSNISNIAHNQQRSSISLEGGNKISQEKHCPDKEPNSIVMSQDHHKMHGRPEGNMPTELSNICKQHNLISDIMSAESDNAPCNSASTLIKKSVSIQVNPRKLGILTTKWVQVKGPRLTEVGVQADLPTYETEQTKSFDAQLDISGCADTLPKVFADKEMQTVIQNKRDKSSQTGEVNLKIENQPSQPLWNIISLSDLPKRKKNRAFREKDQMKSVAGDDNEKNALDNGFESSNAEKSIARGKKLFHGRPMAKGKMTKPVEIPLDAVARMQDPRIQG; encoded by the exons ATGGAAGATGACCTCCAGGCGGGGGAGTGCAGCCCCCTGGAACCTCTGACCCTGCCTCCGGGAGTCACTCCAGAGATAGCTGCCAGG CTCACAACTGGTATCCTAATGAGACAAGCTTACTGCTCCACCACTCCATGGACTCAGTGGCTCCTCCTTGCCTCTGTCAGAATCTTACATGGTCATGGAACTCCTACACTGGATTCTGTAAGTCTCCATTTATTACAAGGCTCATTGGATGAAAAATTGTCATGTGGAGATCTTTTAGTTGATGTGGAAGATGCTATCCCACACTTGAGTacagaagaaattaaagaaaatgcaaataatTTTGAGAAAAGGAATATGGCTTCACCATGTACTAAGGATCATACAGATGGAAATGTAGATTTGGGGAATACTTTGAATGAAGAACCAAGTCCTGCTATGAAGAATGCAGCTGAAGAAGAGGGTGAAAAGTTTAGCTatttagaaaaagagaaatttgcTGATAACACTACAATACCATTTATTGGAGACTGTAAAGGTGCACATACAGGTTTGGAAAgtgctgttaataatgtagataaaaGTAATTTAGAACCAAGCCGTTATTCTATGCAAAGTATAGTAACTGAAGACAAAAACATATTGGAAATAAGTTTTAACCCATCGAAGAGAAGTACTCCAAAAACAAGCCTTGTTCCTTTTCCCAAAAATTATCTCTGTGAAAATGATAATTCATTTAATGTTAGTCACCATTCTCCAAAAGACAGTAATATCTCTAACATAGCACACAACCAGCAAAGAAGCTCAATTTCTCTAGAGGGGGGGAATAAAATCTCCCAGGAAAAGCATTGCCCTGATAAAGAGCCAAATTCCATAGTAATGAGTCAAGATCACCACAAAATGCATGGCCGACCTGAAGGCAACATGCCCACAGAGTTAAGCAACATTTGCAAACAACACAATCTTATTAGTGATATAATGTCTGCAGAATCAGACAATGCACCATGTAACTCTGCCTCAACATTAATTAAGAAAAGTGTCAGTATCCAAGTGAACCCGAGGAAACTGGGAATCCTCACCACTAAGTGGGTTCAAGTGAAGGGGCCTCGGCTGACAGAGGTTGGGGTACAAGCAGACCTTCCAACTTATGAAACAGAACAAACTAAGAGTTTTGATGCCCAACTTGACATCAGTGGATGTGCTGACACCCTCCCCAAAGTATTTGCTGACAAAGAGATGCAGACTGTTATACAAAACAAAAGAGACAAGAGTTCTCAAACTGGTGAGGTGAACTTGAAGATAGAGAATCAGCCATCACAGCCATTATGGAATATCATTTCACTGTCAGATTTGcccaagagaaagaaaaatagggcaTTTAGGGAAAAAGACCAGATGAAAAGTGTAGCTGGTGATGACAATGAAAAGAATGCCTTAGATAATGGCTTTGAAAGTAGCAATGCAGAAAAGTCTAttgcaagaggaaagaaactttTCCATGGTCGTCCTATGGCGAAGGGCAAAATGACCAAGCCAGTTGAGATTCCTCTTGATGCTGTGGCAAGGATGCAAGATCCAAGGATCCAAGGCTAA